A stretch of the Procambarus clarkii isolate CNS0578487 chromosome 47, FALCON_Pclarkii_2.0, whole genome shotgun sequence genome encodes the following:
- the LOC138350915 gene encoding proteoglycan 4-like, with protein sequence MNDVAQELRKKSRQNKHEPRGLPPTEEKKEHAAQRPGRPKRRKNRLVVKQRTRQPTNGANVTPRPKASRSGSASAAQNKATVCGKSTVHNPHQKSQADANKRSHLRRGRRKRKDRQITTYCCQEKPAGRRPTTKPPDHLPKVRDSRQNLTSPVKVRPSLGRGGAAGKSWVQSPRRQSRKPEPETQADKDGDGTSVEQKTPQRERARQETRNYKPDPETPEKEHRKTPKKPTGRASQENKNPNLATGRPKGTNKTHNSVKEMHEEGKWWKRVVEERQSTLEKMDGERQHWCTPSEPKQTPTAHAQDTNKK encoded by the exons atgaacgacgtagcacaagaattaag gaaaaagagtcGTCAAAACAAACATGAACCGAGGGGGCTACCACCAACAGAGGAGAAGAAAGAGCACGCTGCCCAGAGACCAGGAAGGCCCAAGCGGCGCAAGAACAGGCTGGTggtgaaacaacgcacaagaCAGCCTACAAATGGCGCAAAtgtaacaccaagaccgaaagcaagccgaagcggctccgccagcgccgcacaaaacaAGGCAACAGTATGCGGCAAGTCAACGGtccacaacccccaccagaaaagccAAGCAGACGCCAACAAAcgcagccacctaagaaggggtagaaggaaaaggaaggaccgccaaattaCCACATACTGCTGCCAAGAAAAGCCCGCAGGTAGGAGACCAactacgaagccacccgaccacctacCAAAGGTGAGAGACTCAAGgcagaacctaaccagccctgtcAAGGTTCGTCCAAGCCTAGGAAGAGGTGGAGCCGCAGGAAAATCTTGGGTGCAATCACCGAGGAGGCAGAGCCGGAAACCTGAGCCGGAAACCCAAGCTGACAAAGACGGAGACGGAACGTCTGTCGAACAGAAAACCCCTCAACGAGAGCGAGCTCGCCAGGAGACCAGAAACTACAAGCCCGACCCCGAGACCCCAGAGAAGGAACACCGCAAGACCCCGAAAAAGCCCAcaggcagggcaagccaggaaaataagaacccaaacctggcaacaggaaggccaaaaggcacaaacaaaacacacaacagcGTGAAGGAGATGCACGAGGAAGGGAAGTGGTGGAAGCGAGTGGTGGAAGAGAGGCAAAGCACTCTAGAGAAAATGGACGGAGAACGCCAGCACTGGTGCACTCCGTCCGAACCAAagcaaactcccacggcgcatgcgcaggacacgaacaaaaagtag